One Pomacea canaliculata isolate SZHN2017 linkage group LG9, ASM307304v1, whole genome shotgun sequence DNA segment encodes these proteins:
- the LOC112571977 gene encoding uncharacterized protein LOC112571977, whose translation MGIVTIVVLTLMHWSSLLSSQDQRISTCQVRGSCDKRNTSVIDCVFPVSISLFHASISKEPEFSPEIIITCSPCQTAEKFAKLITLKFPETLTQGERWTFEVKRSEDSVGSYTCYGFHGPASLHTTQCNITNTSRQCSLPLAEENNTPDSSSKLLPLISIAVVIVVVILVLLVLYRQGVFKHKRQSVEMSGDQNHLPSPTESLPLKGQDSEDPDTTGDGLTKITGTTATVAVMKS comes from the exons ATGGGCATCGTCACCATCGTCGTCTTGACTTTAATGCACTGGTCATCTCTCCTCTCTTCACAGGATCAAA gaatttcTACCTGCCAGGTGCGGGGCAGCTGTGACAAGAGGAACACATCTGTTATAGACTGTGTATTTCCTGTCAGCATTTCCCTCTTTCATGCCAGCATCAGTAAGGAGCCTG AATTTTCTCCTGAAATTATAATAACCTGCTCACCATGTCAGACGGCAGAAAAATTTGCAAAGCTAATCACTCTCAAGTTCCCTGAGACTTTGACACAAGGTGAGAGGTGGACTTTCGAGGTGAAGAGGTCAGAGGACTCTGTAGGGTCCTACACGTGCTACGGCTTCCATGGACCTGCAAGTCTTCATACTACACAGTGCAACATCACAAACACTTCCAGACAATGTTCTCTTCCACTAGCAG AAGAGAATAACACTCCAGACTCATCCAGTAAATTGCTGCCATTAATTTCTATTGCCGTGGTCATCGTGGTTGTCATCCTTGTGCTGCTTGTGTTGTACAG ACAAGGAGTTTTCAAACACAAGAGACAATCAGTGGAGATGTCTGGCGATCAGAATCATCTCCCTTCGCCGACAGAAAGTTTGCCACTGAAAGGCCAAGATTCAGAAGACCCTGACACCACGGGCGATGGTTTGACTAAAATAACAGGAACTACAGCTACAGTCGCTGTAATGAAGAGttaa